From the Juglans microcarpa x Juglans regia isolate MS1-56 chromosome 7D, Jm3101_v1.0, whole genome shotgun sequence genome, the window CACCACCCAACCAGTTGCGAGGCCCTTTATTCCTGCAACTCCTGCTGCACTTAAAAATGTGGAGCAATATCACCAGCCCACATTGGGTTCTCAGCTTTATCCTGtatgtagatttacttttgatcTGTGTGTGTGCGCTTGGGTGCAGTGATAGATATTAAAAATTCTTTGCATGTGTTCCAGGGAACCACTAACCCTACTTATCAACCCATTCGACCTGGGACTGGTTCAGCTGTCCCTGTTACATCACAACCCAGTGCATTTCCTGGCCATAGAATGCCGCAGGTGGTAGCTCCCACCCCACCCCCAAGGGGATTTATTCCGGTTAATTCAGGGGTTGTTCAAAGACCTGGGATTGGTTCAATGCAACCACCCAGTCCTACTCAGGCAGCTTCTGCACAACCAACAGTTATGCCCGCAGCTCCACCACCCACAGTGCAAACAGTTGATACTTCAAATGTACCAGgtagttttcttataaatattatttcactTGATTTAATTAGGGTTCTCAAGACCTAATGTCTCTTGGCTTTTAATGGTTCTGTTTAGTCTTTGAGTTTTATATGAAGTCTACATTAACATATAGTTGATTCAAGACTTatcaaatgaaaatataaaaggaacAGCTGCAGCTACACTGAATTTGTCATGCATTGCAttgctgataaaaaaaattattattctctGTGTTGAAGAGGTTCTGATGGGAAGTTGCCAATCTTCTGTCCATTACAAAGTTTGGTTTTGCAAATTTTTCTTACTCACATCTGAATCAAGGTTCATTctgtgtagaaaaaaaaatccagaaaatatGATGGTAATAAGCACTAGTTGtttgtttttccaaatttattCCATTTTGGTCTGTTTGTCTGGCAATTTCAGAGCTCTGGGTTTGAATATGTTCTTGGTTGAACTAATGATTTCTTATGCCTGGTTTGCGATGTGTTACCTACTGcaatgaagaaatgaaaaggaagtTATAGAACAATGTTCTCATACACAGCCAATCTTGGAGTTTGGTCATTTTTGTTGACATAATGTCTGGTGACTAGtcaaataacttaaataaattgaaGCAAACAAGcatcttgaatttttttttttttttaacttgtggCATTTTAACGTTTTTTCTGCCTTCTGGCTATtgtttaatatatcatattttagtttCATTTAATGTGTTGATGTTAGTTTCAAATAGGTTTTTACCCTATGCTGTTCTTACTCATTCACCTTGCCATTTGGTGCTAATGTCAACGCTTGCTTTGCTGAATTCCCCCAGTCCACCAAAAGCCTGTCATTGCAACATTGACAAGACTTTTCAACGAGACATCAGAAGCGCTAGGTGGTTCACGGGCAAATGCAACTAAGAAGCGGGAAATAGAAGACAATTCCAGGAAACTAGGTGCCTTGTTTGCAAAACTGAATAGTGGGGACATATCCAAAAATGCTGCTGAAAAGCTCGTTCAGCTCTGCCAGTCTTTGGACAATGGTGATTTCAGTACCGCACTTCAAATCCAGGTAAAGTTCTTTTTGATACATAACCTTGGTTTAAGTTGCAAAACTCACGATAATTAGTTATAAttagttaaacttgtttttccttttttggctACTTCTTGGTTCAGGTATTACTTACAACCAGTGAGTGGGACGAGTGCAACTTCTGGCTAAATACACTAAAGCGAATGATCAAGACAAGACAGAATGTGAGATTGCACTAAACGAGGTTAATACTTCTTCCAGTATCCGATTCCTTGATAGGAAAATTTGCATTGAGCGAGTGGCCATCTTCTTGGAGCTACGAACTTCCTTCAATGTACTCAAGAATGGGTTCTCTGGAGTGCTATTTTTTGGAAGCCGTTAGTGGAGATAGTTCTCTGGACTGTGATGGACGGGTGCTGTTTGTTTCTCACTTATATCTAGTATCGAGagagtggtttttttttttttttttttttcgcccTTGAATTCTAAAATTCATAGATgttttaccttttctttttggatgtttttcagtttttagtGAGCTGCTGgaagttgttttctttgttatataatctcaattttcttttctggcCTCGAAACTGTACCATCCTTGtgattttatcattaatataaacatgaagttttgaataatataaCAAGATTCGTTTAGATTAGTGGCATGTGAATGCCCTCGTAATGTTTACTATCTGTTATTTCCTACTTACTCTGTCTTATCTGACAAATAccccttctttttttccctcagTTCTTTTCCTTCTTGATGGCGAGGTTTATTTTCTGCAAGGCATCGGTCTACCTTCTACCTTCCAACTGGACAAAGAAACACATGGCCCTCGTGTGCATCACCTCCCATTAGAGGGACAACGACAGATATTCCACAGCCACAAGTTctaaaattaaactttaatttGCCTCTAATTATAAGCTAGGTCATCTATAAATTTAATATCAATCATCTATTGAAAATGTGAGAAGtaagtttctttttctctctctctctcttttttttttttaataatttgctttgaaaaatgataacatacaacactttttacaattttttgtataactatattttaaatgagggacactttttataaagcaacttataaaaataacattactttacataaaatatcttcattttaaaacattattatataaaaaattataaaaatagttgtaCATGTATTATTAGTCTTTTCTAACTCGAGTTAGCATCTAGGCAGGTTGAATCTCATTCCTTCTGTTAACGAAGGTCCgtcatcttttgttttaaaattcttaattgCTTTCTTTAAtcgagtttttgtttttgtcgagaattttttttatttttaaattattttgtaaacGCGTGGCTACGTCGGTATTTTCAAATGCTTAGTTTTGTATTTAACCCATAATACAACCCACGTATAAAAAAGCTAATACAATTATTTCTTTCATATCTCCGCCTTCAACATTTCTGTACGTTGAAATCACTTTATGTAATataggaaaggaaaataaaaaggctATTCCGCCGTCTCAAACATATTACTCTGCCACTATTTAGAATCATTCGGATCACACATGGCATGAGCCAAACCACTCACACCGAAGCTCCCGAATTTGAAATACTTACAAGAgaaagctgatgagagagagagagaggggtagatGGGCGTCTGattaaaagaagtaaaaaataaaatgtgtgtAGTGTGCAACGGAACAGTTGCGGATGCATAGCAACTCTCGGAAAGGAAATCCTGCTCTTGCTGGATCACAGAATCAGATTTTCGCCTCTGAAGTGCAGAGATCAAAAGGCAAACGCAAAGAAAGatcgaaaagaaaaaatggagggcGAAATAAACAACTTCATAAAGGTATGGTTCTCAGTCTTCGCAAGCCTTTCCTACTGCTATGCAATTAGTAAAGTAGTCTCCAAAGGTCCTACAAGACTCCTTTGTGTACTTCCAATCGTCtgcttcttcatcttccttccCCTCAATCTCCATTCCATTCATCTTGGAGGCACAACTGCATTTTTCATTGGCTGGCTTGCCAATTTCAAGCTCCTACTGTTTGCTTTTGGTAAAGGCCCCCTCTGTTCTGACGACTCCATCCCTCTGGGACGCTTTGTGGCTGTGGGCTGCTTTCCCATCCAACAAAACATACCTTCAAAACCATTAATGGAGAAACCCACAAACAGTAccccaaacaaaacaaaccctTCACCAACATTAATGTCACATCTAAATGGCCACCACAAAGAACACCCCATTTCCAATAAGTCAAGAGTTGACCAAAGATTCCCTGTAGGGTATGCAGTAATGGGTTTGCTTTTGGCCCTTCTGGTACGTGTCTATGACTATAGTGAGCATATCCATCCAAAGGTCATATTGCTTCTATATTGCTTGCACATATACCTTTTCCTTGAAGTCATCCTAGCCATGGTTGCAGCCCTGGCTCGAGCCCTACTAGGAGTGGAGCTAGAGCCACAGTTCAATCAGCCATACCTCACCTCCTCACTGCAAGACTTCTGGGGCAGGAGGTGGAACCTCATGGTCACCAACATCCTACGCATCACTGTATACGGTCCCACCCGCCATGCCGCCACCCGTGTCATCGGGCACAAGTACTTGGCCCATATTCTGGCCGTATTCGCCACATTCGTGGTGTCAGGGCTCATGCACGAGCTCGTGTTTTACTACCTAGGGCGCTTGAGGCCAACGTGGGAGATCACCTTGTTCTTCATCCTCCACGGTTGTTGTTTGACAGTCGAGATTCTCTTGAAGACATGTTTCTCAGGCAGGTGGCGGATGCCTCGGCTGATCTCGGGGCCCCTGACAATTGGATTCGTGATAGTCACCAGCTTTTGGCTGTTCTTTCCACAGTTCCTCCGGTTTAAGGCTGATAAGAGAGCATTTCGAGAATATGCTGCATTGGGCGAATTCGTGAACAACGTCACTAGCAGAATCCGATCGACCTCCGAGTTTCCAAAAATGAATTCAAGGTGAAAGTAGTCTCTGTGTAGTGTGTAATATCGCGCTTCGCTTTACATTTAGCAGGAAAATGTTCTTACCATACacgaaaaatatatttatttagttatattCACAAGGCCATATTGCCtctcatatataatatgacaaaaTTACGTCCAACGGAATATGTGAAAAGACATTCGTAATAGATATAATCCgtattaagataattaaataCAAGTAGGTTATTCCGAGGGATATGCTAAAAAGGCGAGCCAGCAGACTGGGTTGATAAGAAGagagaagataagaaaaaatagttccacagagagagagagagagagagagagagagagaagttcgTTAAGGTCAAGTAGCTATAGAATGCTAGGCTTGTCGGTTGTATTAAAAAAGTTTACAAACGCAAATcagatttgtttatttatatggACAGTCTGTCCACGCACCTAGTTGGAACTTAGCTTGCATGTTAgtatcattataattatttttttcaataatatatatatatatatatatatagatcgatATTGGTGCATCTAAAGAGTACTGAATTTTGTTTCCTGTGACATATCCAATGCAtatctaatatattttaaaagaaaaaatttattcatcatctcaactctcaTTATCCTATTatatggcattagatgataggtttataagtgaaatataataaataatttctaatcacctaatgccacatcatagaaTAGTGAGAGGATGATGGACGttgggatgataagtagcattactcattttaaaaactaTCATACTATATTAAGGAAGAATACCATACCGTGAGAACAATCACAACACGCGAGACACGCAAATGGCAATATCTAGGCTTTTGGGGGAATGAAGTTTTGAGGTGTAAAGAATATggaattatataaatttaagaaaacaaTATACGAAAAATATGCTACATTTCCATCTTTATATTCACGGAAGGCAAAGTTGGTGGGAGGCAGTGTCAAGTGTCAAGATTTGATATCCGACTTTCCAGAGTGGGAACTCATATAAGATCTTATTCTGTTCCAGACTGAGAACCTGGATCCAAAGAAATGCACCCTCACTGCTTTTCTGGATCCATCTCTCACAAATTCCAACTCCCTGGCTATGCTATTCTGGATACTTTCTCCATCCTCAAGCAGAGGTAATGCAACTGAACCCTGGGTCTCTATGTTTCTGATCCATCCTCgtaataaataattcacaacCTGATAACAACAGTGACCACTTTAAGCatccataaaagaaaaaggacaaTATAAACATATTACGGCCTTTGAAGGAAGTTAAACCCAATTGAAACCTTCATTTTGATTGCTAATCTAATCAGTTTTTGCCCTGTAAGTTTTGTTCTTTCCACGAGAACTGGCCAAACTCGGACGTTCTCTGTTTCACTCATACATGCAGATGCAGGTTAAGCTGAACGTGTAGCTATCTCCTACACTTCAAGCAAATATCATCACAGCCTTTTGATGTAAGCTGCTccatttgattttgattataaAAGTTATGCAAGTGGCTCATAGTCATAGTTATTGAAGTTTTTCAACAAATGCATGTTGcaacagaaaatgaaagaaaatccTTAACTAATCAGTAACAAGCTATATACCTCAGGAACTTCATCATGAGGGCAGTGACCAGCTGGGCTGATCTCATAATATGGAGCTTCAGGCACCTGTCGTTTCACCTGTAGGCCCCAAACAGGTTTCACCCAGGGGTCTTCTTTTCCATACAAGAGGCACATTGGTACATTGTTCATTTGACATCTACAAATAAAGATGAATTGGAATCCTTAACTTGGaccaaaagaaaggaaaaaagccATAAGAAAAATTTGTAGCAGTTTGAATGTGTGCACTATTCACCTAGTTAAAGCTTCCCTAAAAGATAACTGTCCCCGAGGAGCAAACATAATTGAGGCAAATGATGCAGCCGCAGCTGGATGCCGTGCCGTCTCAAGTATATGAGAAAACACCTTGTCAACCTTGGTTGAATGGTCTGCATAAACTTGCTTAAGTATCTCTGCAATACTTCCAGGATCACTAATTTTTTGCCAGCTGaaattagataatataatttgaatACTATTCCCCAAGAGAAAGTAATTGAAGCAGCTTTATTCTCGTAAAACAAGGACCTAACCACGTCAAGAACGTCCTAACAGCTCAATCTCAAAACTATTTTTAAACATCCAACTTTTGTCAagaattttctgtttttttttttttttttttttttttttgataaggaGAAGTCATTCCCATTGGTTTAAGATGCAACACTTGTTTACAAAGGGACTTCGAAATATGGTACATATTCCAAAAACACACACCATCTGATCTAATTGAGCTCTTAAACTTACATGAATTCTGTGAGCTTTCTCACACTGGTAGGCAGAGGAAATGTTCCAGCCCATGGAAATAATTTTGCTAGTCTAGGAGATCTTATGGGGTTAGGAAGAAATCCCCAAAAAGGAGTTGCATTAAGCAACGTAACACCTTTCACCAAATGAGGATTGCCTGCCGCAAAGTATAGAGCCACAAATCCTCCTAGTGAGTTCCCAACGACATAGACTGGTTCACCAATGACCTGAAAAAAATCATCGATTTAATCTCCTTGGTTATAAACTAACTCGAACCTATTATTGAAACTTAGCAGACCAAGTTGCTAACATATCAAAGATCCTAAAGCTACATTAGCTGAAATAGGTCATTGATAGATTGTACAAAAGATGAtaataatgaaaagatgataaCCAGACTCCTGTATGGCTATCAAAAGATGATAACAATGAAATAGGTCATTGATAGATCGTACAGGATGTCACGGTCTCAATGCAGTACGAAACATTTAAAACAGTTCACTGCATTcacaaaaacaatataaatattagcaaattactaagaaaaataattaatcaatttCTGTATCTTTACATCTATTAATGAGATTCAGCCTAAAGAACAAATTCTGTAGAAGAACCCAATGTCCAAGGATAATATCTCTGTTGCATTAAgagcaaaaatgaaaattagaaCAAAAATTAGCGCCAATTAACTTTCCATATGTTTcataaagttaacaaaaatGAAACATCATCCCTTTAACTTCCCATATATCCATTAAATTAGAACAGCTTTTATtccttttcaaatttgaatccACCTTTCTAGGTTCATCTAAGGGCATAAAAATGAGTGTCACTTGTAAACTTTCATTTATTGTAGAATGAAGGGTACCTATGTTAAGAGCCTCTGGTTTACCTTTTCTTGATAAGTAAGAACCTCTGATTTACTGCGGCATGAATACATAAATAACATATCAAAATGTGCCAACAATTTCCCATTTATCAACATGGGACCACCTAATACTAAAACTACATAAAAAGCGAGATTTCAAAGGTTCTAGTTAGCAACAATAATGGGTATCACAAGTCCACAAACTATCATTTTTTGCTTCTACAAAGGTCTACAATCCATAAAATGAACCATGCCAATTCACTATGTTGAGAACGTgaattatatatactatttcagGGGATAATCATGGTGAACTAACCAACAACTTTAGTCTATATGAACTCTGTCATGAACCAAAGGTATAATTTAGGTCAGATGCATTGGAAAAAGAATGAACATCAAACAAACTTAATTGCTCCAATTAAACGGTGTTTAGTGCCTATTTAGTACAGCATCAAGAAGTAAAGAGATAGGAAGGAAACTTGGAGCACAGAAACTCATTAAGTAGAAATCCCTTCAAGTGGTCCCACCACATAATGCATGCCAACTCAAGTGTATAAGCAAAATATAGTAGATAGGAGTGTGCAATTAAAAGGAGTATGTCAAAATAATTACCATGCATTACCGTTGCAGAATGGAAGAAAAGCAAAATTGAAGCACCGTTGGGTACCTGTTCAATAAAATATCGAACTTGATCCTGCCATAAGTCAATAGAATAAACAAGATCACTTGCCCATGGTTTAGTTTCACCCCCAAACCCCCAGGCATAATCTTTCCTCTCTGGTGTATCTCCTTCATTAGAACAAGTAGTAGGATCTTCCAGAGGCAACGACTTGCCTTGCCCAAGAAAATCGATTGCCCAAACTCTAAAATCACGTCCTAAATCCTTCAGCTGTTTCTCGTAATGAAAAGAACCAACACCAAAACCAGGAAGAAAGAGCACTGGCGGGGAACTCAAATTTCCACACCCTGCTTTCTCATAATGTACATTGAGCTTGGGCTTCCATTCCCAGAAACAACTGCTGACTGGAGCACCAGATTCACCATTGGATTCATCTGGCAAGTCTGGAATTACAACTTTGTTCGCTGATTCCCCCCGTTCTGAAATATCTCTAGCATCCATTTCCCCACCGATCACATAACCATTGTAGCTTCCACTCAAGACTTttgattcaacatttttaagACCTTGACGGATATTCCGTAATCTTAAACTGCCCGAGCGGCTGAGTTTCTTTAAGACAGACTGATCTAAATTGCAAAGTTTCAAAGATCCACATCTGGAATCGATTTTAGTGCACCAAAGTCTATGTTTTCTAAAGTTGGGGTTTGGCTGATGTGAATTTGAGCTTTTCAGAACCGATTCCTTTCGTAAATTTTCAACATAAGAGCATGGTGCATAATAGAATGAGAGAATTTCCATAGCCAATAAACTCTACCTGTAAGGACCACCCAAACAGACCCAACATcactttacaataataataaacaaaaactaaacAGAAATAACTCTAAGCAAACTGAACTTGCACTACACACAGAAGGGCTTCTGCGTTTACTGCTaaaaagatcaaatttaaataaaaacccCAATTACTAACTCTAATGAACAAGTCAGGCAGACCcacaatgaagaaaagaaaaacgaagATTTTATATGCTACCTTTCAATTTGAAGAGAGAAGTGGCATTTAGAGTCCGATATTCAGTGAAATCTCAGAGTTCTCCCGGTATATAGGAGATTCTGACAAATCTAGAGAGCGCGAGAGTCTTGAAAGCTTCTTCCGCTTCTAAAAAAATCTAGTTCGACGCAAGTCAGTTTGGATTACGGAGTGCATGTTTTCTCTGCCAACCAAGGTTGCAAAAATCCGAATTAGGTTCGGAATCGGGTGACTCTATGAATTGGAGCCGGATAATTTTGAGTAGATTATTTTAATGttggataaaaacatattaaaaactatatataataaaattcaagCATTTATATCATGAAAAATATAGCCATTCAAGCatatataatgaaattcaataaaCATGTCATTTATGTATTTAGTCTCAATTATAGACATTTTTTTGCCTTatatgccaaaaaaataaagacaattaaGTTATATAAGTACATggaaaatgtagtattttatacacaattacaaatttaatacaaaatattcattcatttcctaattttttgtttaactacaaaaataaagaactacATGTTTTATATTTCAGATTTTCTGCAATCCTTATTgaatataatgattaaaaagttaatataaGCTTAGTTATATCATCTTTTTGtataagagatttaaaaaaaagaaaaaaaaaacaactgttaaaaaattttaaaataaataaagttttgaatCGATTTGAATGAATTCAAAATCGACTAGAATTAGTCTAAATTGATAGAttaaaaaatctcattaaaatcgATTCGATTTATAAGAGATTCAATCGGCTCCATGTCCAATCACATAACTACAAGTTAATGGCCACATTTACTACcagttaaagaaaataaaatccgCTTTTGAAAATGAGCTGTACTTTAGTGACTTAGTCTTTATTTCAAAATACTTGTACATAGTTTGAAATTGTGTTGTCCAAAGGAAAATTTGTTTCATCAATCTATCTCATATATAGACGTGACAGATCGATGTTTCTATATATTAGACTTATTCACATAAAGTTGTGTGAAACTCAAAGGTGTTTGCTTCGGTTTTCtactttcattatttttctctttgaaaTTGTAATTACTCAAGTATTcatttattgtataaaatatttaccaattcactcaacaaattggttcaTCGTTatacatttaattaatttaataattaggcaataacatgaaataaataaagtgtGTAACATCTATTTTGATTACgaaagaaaat encodes:
- the LOC121239406 gene encoding acyl-CoA--sterol O-acyltransferase 1-like, producing MGSLECYFLEAVSGDSSLDCDGRVLCGCIATLGKEILLLLDHRIRFSPLKCRDQKANAKKDRKEKMEGEINNFIKVWFSVFASLSYCYAISKVVSKGPTRLLCVLPIVCFFIFLPLNLHSIHLGGTTAFFIGWLANFKLLLFAFGKGPLCSDDSIPLGRFVAVGCFPIQQNIPSKPLMEKPTNSTPNKTNPSPTLMSHLNGHHKEHPISNKSRVDQRFPVGYAVMGLLLALLVRVYDYSEHIHPKVILLLYCLHIYLFLEVILAMVAALARALLGVELEPQFNQPYLTSSLQDFWGRRWNLMVTNILRITVYGPTRHAATRVIGHKYLAHILAVFATFVVSGLMHELVFYYLGRLRPTWEITLFFILHGCCLTVEILLKTCFSGRWRMPRLISGPLTIGFVIVTSFWLFFPQFLRFKADKRAFREYAALGEFVNNVTSRIRSTSEFPKMNSR
- the LOC121239490 gene encoding pheophytinase, chloroplastic-like; protein product: MEILSFYYAPCSYVENLRKESVLKSSNSHQPNPNFRKHRLWCTKIDSRCGSLKLCNLDQSVLKKLSRSGSLRLRNIRQGLKNVESKVLSGSYNGYVIGGEMDARDISERGESANKVVIPDLPDESNGESGAPVSSCFWEWKPKLNVHYEKAGCGNLSSPPVLFLPGFGVGSFHYEKQLKDLGRDFRVWAIDFLGQGKSLPLEDPTTCSNEGDTPERKDYAWGFGGETKPWASDLVYSIDLWQDQVRYFIEQVIGEPVYVVGNSLGGFVALYFAAGNPHLVKGVTLLNATPFWGFLPNPIRSPRLAKLFPWAGTFPLPTSVRKLTEFIWQKISDPGSIAEILKQVYADHSTKVDKVFSHILETARHPAAAASFASIMFAPRGQLSFREALTRCQMNNVPMCLLYGKEDPWVKPVWGLQVKRQVPEAPYYEISPAGHCPHDEVPEVVNYLLRGWIRNIETQGSVALPLLEDGESIQNSIARELEFVRDGSRKAVRVHFFGSRFSVWNRIRSYMSSHSGKSDIKS